In a single window of the Leptospira sanjuanensis genome:
- a CDS encoding LIC10012 family protein, translating to MFRNLFFFLCFVTQPLFSTSIIFLPGKVDGNLPATLERIDDRSQEISKFGAFYANLLLRAKVDTTERIPDKEIFNKFRNARFGKEDFYRVCSEIRADFLVRDEIAFQNNISLDRVVYNCAQKQLDELHLTEKNDLFYLMRSMTERSFPWIPAKKRQISNSSSKQISKEFIFVIDLSPSFQREREELIQFIKNASWDSMTGIRIVTFGEGKVSILPKATSLNDLRSQIAGLKSFGKTSLEDLSEALLSVRRTLLQSGNKFQGVHDIIILTNAKGKIPNPTLSSAIQDLQSSGYGIKVFTAPYFSVMQTQFYKGILSKGNFFDITYFRRVSTAKDSKTLLFRGRQIYYTYADVTSSQTVAESSLNKVSYSGKYAESESINPLNFTEIYSDLTGEKILAAEPLQDNLSFLLSQAVFKDESKSEGGAEVLVKSGEKAFWISLPMGLKAPQVDEQIAYLTTYVPSGGSVDGVSNVANLTETYKTSPSQILECTPIQVRNYFQNTNKSSFDCIVRGKVLQVKGL from the coding sequence ATGTTCAGAAATTTATTTTTTTTTCTATGTTTCGTGACTCAACCGCTCTTCTCCACGAGTATAATTTTCCTTCCGGGTAAGGTGGACGGAAATTTGCCGGCGACTTTGGAAAGAATCGACGACAGATCGCAAGAAATTTCCAAATTTGGCGCGTTTTACGCAAACTTGCTTTTGCGAGCAAAGGTTGATACGACGGAAAGAATACCGGATAAGGAAATTTTTAACAAATTTAGAAACGCTCGTTTCGGTAAAGAAGACTTCTATAGAGTTTGTTCCGAGATCCGTGCGGACTTTTTAGTTCGGGATGAAATTGCTTTCCAAAACAATATCTCTTTGGATCGCGTCGTCTACAATTGTGCACAAAAGCAATTGGATGAACTTCATCTTACGGAAAAAAACGATCTTTTCTATTTAATGCGATCCATGACGGAACGCTCCTTTCCCTGGATTCCCGCTAAAAAAAGGCAAATTTCGAATTCTTCGTCTAAACAAATTTCAAAAGAATTTATTTTCGTAATCGATCTTTCCCCTTCGTTTCAAAGAGAAAGAGAGGAACTGATTCAGTTTATAAAAAACGCGTCTTGGGATTCGATGACCGGAATTCGGATCGTTACGTTCGGAGAAGGAAAAGTTTCGATTCTTCCGAAAGCGACATCATTGAACGACCTTCGCTCTCAAATTGCAGGTTTAAAATCATTCGGAAAAACCAGCTTGGAAGATCTATCCGAAGCGCTTTTGAGTGTGCGAAGAACATTATTGCAGTCTGGAAATAAATTTCAAGGCGTTCACGACATAATCATATTAACGAATGCAAAAGGAAAAATTCCGAATCCTACATTGTCGTCCGCAATTCAAGACCTACAATCCTCAGGTTACGGAATCAAGGTATTCACCGCTCCCTATTTTTCGGTTATGCAAACTCAGTTTTACAAAGGAATTCTATCGAAAGGAAATTTCTTCGATATTACGTACTTCCGACGCGTCAGTACCGCAAAGGATTCCAAAACCCTGCTTTTCCGGGGAAGACAGATCTACTATACATATGCGGACGTAACATCGAGTCAAACGGTCGCAGAATCTTCTTTGAATAAGGTTTCGTATTCGGGTAAATATGCGGAATCCGAATCGATCAACCCTTTGAATTTTACCGAAATCTATTCCGATCTGACCGGAGAGAAAATTCTCGCTGCAGAACCTTTGCAGGACAATCTTTCCTTTTTGCTTTCCCAAGCTGTGTTTAAGGATGAATCTAAGAGCGAAGGCGGCGCCGAAGTTTTGGTAAAATCGGGGGAAAAAGCGTTTTGGATTTCGTTGCCGATGGGATTAAAGGCGCCGCAGGTCGACGAACAGATCGCATATCTGACGACTTATGTTCCATCAGGAGGTTCCGTAGACGGAGTTTCGAACGTTGCGAATCTAACCGAAACGTATAAGACTTCTCCCTCTCAAATTCTGGAATGTACGCCGATTCAAGTAAGAAATTATTTTCAGAATACGAATAAAAGTTCTTTCGATTGTATAGTCCGAGGTAAAGTTCTCCAGGTCAAAGGATTATAA
- a CDS encoding helix-turn-helix domain-containing protein, with the protein MDSEEHIFISNASNSIKILNRLKSLSQNKMPLFVTGGPGSGKTFVSSLIANLSGENPKVVVFDCESVETEAALNSILSDDQNTYFVLKDLHDFPKELQAFLLKRLRENRSNSRFIFLSGKEWKQKLDAGQILESLYFEISNFRLDLPDLRERKEDIPLLIKHFLETLSEKYKRKEVRLSEKLVQLLLNYDFPGNVRQLKNLLESMVSLFAVRVLDVKHLPPQMFETSYVYPEFIEVKTGIPLRDYEREIIKKNLILVNGNREKAARILGISERTIYRKIIEFGLSGEAEGKNPPSVD; encoded by the coding sequence ATGGATTCCGAAGAACACATTTTTATCAGCAATGCTTCGAATTCGATTAAGATCTTGAATCGACTCAAGTCGTTGTCTCAGAATAAAATGCCCCTCTTTGTAACGGGAGGTCCGGGCAGCGGTAAAACCTTTGTTTCTTCTTTGATCGCGAATCTATCCGGTGAAAATCCAAAAGTTGTCGTTTTCGATTGCGAAAGCGTTGAAACCGAAGCTGCGTTGAATTCGATTCTTTCCGACGATCAAAACACTTACTTCGTTTTAAAAGACCTCCACGATTTCCCGAAAGAACTTCAGGCATTTTTGCTAAAGCGACTGCGTGAAAACCGATCCAATTCGCGCTTTATCTTCCTGTCCGGCAAAGAATGGAAACAGAAACTGGATGCGGGACAAATCCTCGAATCCCTCTACTTTGAAATTTCCAATTTTCGTTTGGATCTTCCCGATCTGCGGGAACGAAAAGAGGACATTCCCCTTTTGATTAAACACTTTCTCGAAACTCTTTCCGAAAAATACAAACGGAAGGAAGTTCGTCTCAGTGAAAAACTAGTTCAGCTTTTACTAAACTACGATTTTCCGGGAAACGTTCGCCAATTGAAGAATCTTTTGGAAAGTATGGTTTCTTTGTTTGCGGTCCGGGTTCTGGACGTAAAACATCTTCCGCCGCAAATGTTCGAAACCTCCTATGTTTATCCCGAGTTCATCGAAGTCAAAACGGGAATTCCTTTGAGGGATTACGAACGGGAAATCATCAAAAAGAATCTTATCCTTGTTAACGGAAACCGTGAAAAGGCCGCAAGAATTCTCGGGATTTCGGAAAGGACGATTTACAGAAAGATTATAGAATTCGGTCTTTCCGGCGAAGCTGAAGGAAAAAATCCTCCATCCGTCGATTGA
- a CDS encoding lipoprotein LipL21, giving the protein MINRLIALSVATMIFAACSSTDTGQKDATSVGDGGWTFEGWGGPPEQRNDGKTPRDTNPKDWYYIKFSSRASAKAVAKKSQAMMQSTCREASRLQGASDVVKKMVGETVEAASGVSDGEATASVIVSQSQGVVKGVGVYECKATGSGSDPKDISKDNWEECQCVIYAKFPGGKDALVAKAQEVSNKQ; this is encoded by the coding sequence ATGATCAATAGACTTATCGCTCTATCTGTAGCAACTATGATTTTTGCAGCTTGCTCCAGCACTGACACCGGACAAAAAGACGCAACTTCTGTAGGTGATGGTGGTTGGACATTCGAAGGATGGGGTGGACCTCCAGAACAAAGAAACGACGGAAAAACACCAAGAGATACTAATCCAAAAGACTGGTACTATATTAAATTTTCCTCCAGAGCATCCGCTAAAGCTGTAGCTAAGAAAAGCCAGGCTATGATGCAATCAACCTGCCGCGAAGCTTCCAGACTTCAAGGTGCGTCTGACGTTGTGAAAAAGATGGTTGGTGAAACCGTAGAAGCAGCTTCCGGAGTATCCGATGGTGAAGCAACTGCATCCGTAATCGTTTCTCAATCTCAAGGTGTTGTAAAAGGAGTTGGGGTTTACGAGTGTAAAGCAACGGGTTCCGGATCCGATCCAAAAGACATTTCTAAAGACAACTGGGAAGAATGTCAGTGCGTAATTTACGCAAAATTTCCTGGTGGAAAAGACGCTCTCGTTGCGAAAGCACAAGAGGTTTCCAACAAACAATAA